The region CCTAGATGGCTAATGTCACCCATTTTTTGTTGGTTCTTAGTAATTGAGATTAGAGAATATTCTGACACATTCCAaaatcttctctttcatttttgtgGTCTGTAGTTATGGGAGGGGATCCTTTTTATCTAATAACTTCCTAGTTAAGTACAGCCTGTAGGAGGCAGGAGCCCGCTGTTAACTCAatctttatatccttcttttCCATACATGTGTCTTGGGATAGTATCTTAAAACTTTTTCTTCCTGTACTGTTAGAATTTATCATTTCAGTCTCTGCTTCCTTTTACTTCTCTTTTAACCACTTGCTGATGTAACTCTTTCCTTTGAAAACAGGAAAGAACCGGAGACTGAAACAGGCCAAAGAAGAAGCTCAGGCTGAAATTGAACAGTACCGCCTGCAAAGGGAGAAGGAGTTCAAGGCAAAGGAAGCCGCGGTGGGCCTGGTTTATTTTCATTActgctttagttttttgagggtttccattccctctcttcctccaggTGCTCAAATATCCAGCATAGCTGGATTCTGACTCTGATTCTGGTAGATATTTGAAAATGTGGTTATTAGATGTTCAGACTGAGTTTTTAACTAAAATTGAATCCTGGTTTTCACTTACTCAGTCACTTAAAGATCTTTTGAACAGTTAACATGTGCCAGGTTCTGTGCAGATTCTGGGAGATCAGCTgtgaacagaaacagaaatgatccTTGCTTTATGGAGCTTAGCTTACAGTCTGGTGGCCAGGGAGACTCAGTAATAAAATACAAGCCACCCAAACTTACAGCCATGAAAAGGGCTGTGATGGTCATAAATCAAATGGAGCCCCACTTCAGTGCAGTATAGAGACATTTAGCAATAGTATAGGCTAGACTACAATGTATAACATGTAAAATGGAAAATTCTGGAAAGGGGAAAGGATGGGGAGGCTTCACTGAGAAAAGAAACCCATCAGGACTCTGGAATAAAGGTTACAGAAAAAACGCAAActggttttaaaaaatggaatttattaACCTATATAATTAAAAAGCCAGGTGAAGGGCTAACTTTATCTTTATCCAATAACTTAAATACTCAGGAGTCTATTTCCATCTCTGAACTCTGCCTTTGGGATTGTGGGCTTCATTTTCAAGTTCTACATTGTGGCCTCCATTAGTTCCAGGTACACACCCTCCCAGGTCCAAGTCCAATGATTGAAGACACATGCTCTTAGTAATTAGTAGTGAAAGTTTTGTTCATCTTTGTGCACTGGGTGATTACAGtgctattaaaatgtaaaatgcttcTCTAACTCTTGAACTGAGGTAGATTAGTACTGTATATTGTCAGAACAGTGTAGAAATATTCTTGTCAGGGCATCCACATCatcttatttttatatctatgctGCAGTTGTTTAGAGAGCCAGTGTCAGTATTGGACTATGAGCTCTGAATTTTTCTAGGAGTGTTCCATCGTAATCTCTTTAGTTTTGAGACAACTTACTGAGGCTTAGCAAAGAGATTATATTCATAGAACAGAGGTAGTGGGGCTCCCCCCAACCCCAAGTTGGGGTTATagacttttaaaaacatgagTTAGCAGCTGAGCTAACTAATATGAAGTGCCTCAGGATATTCCTATAATATGAACAATTACAGTATAGTATGAAGAGCCCTAAGTTTGAACTCTGAAAACTTGGGTTTGAATCTTTGTTTGTTTACTTTATCCTCTTTGAGCCTTggtttctttatctgtgaaaGAAGAGTGATAATTTCTCTATAGGTTATGGAGAAACAGGAAACATGAGAGAATGGTTTGTAAACTAATGTGTTCTACAATACGAAGGATTATAGTTGTTAATGTATATGTAATGAGGGAAAAGCAGGTTAGGTAATACAAAAGATGAGACAAAAAAGTTAAGTCTTCAAGAGCCTGATGGGTCATGTTCTAATGAAGTAGGCACAGCAGTTAACAAAAAGTTAGCCATAGTGGGAAGGCAGTAGAAGGTAAAAGAACTTGTTGATCAATGTTAAATTGTGAATGGAGACTGCATTAAATTgtgaatatagtaaaaaaaaatttattaaaatgggGCAACAACAAGAAGTTAGTTTTCCTGCCACTCAAACCTACAGTTCTCCTTAGAGACAGTCGCTGTTAAGTTTCTTGTGTATTGTTctagaatattcatatttgaaagatTAGATGTCATGTATTCATAATACTGGTGAATCTACTGTTGAATTTAAGAGCTAAAACATTAACCAGGAATGGCGAAACTGTATATTCCTCCTGAACTGTGTCCCCTTATGTCCTTGGGTTCGTTATTTTTAAGAGCCTTTCTTTTAAACACTGTTTATCTCCCTCTTTTTAGACTACACAGGGAAACATGCTAACCAAACCGATACTATTCTGTATCTTGCTTTTTCCCCCTTGAACTGCATATTTTACAGCTCATTCCACCTTGCTATACACAACTACTGTGCTTTTCTTAATGGCTGAAGAGTGTTCTATAGTACAGATGCACCGTAATTTGTTTAACCAGTCCTCAGTTGTTGGGTCTCTATGTTCAATCCAGTCTTTGGTTAAGGCTGTCATTAGACTCCAGGGAGATGTCCATATCTTGCTCTCTGGAATAATTTGCCTAGCAGTGGAAATGCTGTGCAGTTTACTTTTTGACAGATGTCTTAAGGTGGTCACTGAAGTGATTACATCAATTTATGCTCCATTAACTGGAAATGCCAACTTACTGTGTTCTCTTTAATCATGAGGTTACATTGCCTGTTGCTGTTTATGTTTATTGATGAGACTGGGTTTCTCCAAAAGTAAGAAAGTAGCTGACTGAATGTTGTTCCTGGCCGACCAGAGCGTTGACCTGATGTTCCTGTGTTATTGCTCCCCAACTCCAGGCTCTGGGCTCTCACGGCAGTTGTAGCACTGAAGTTGAGAAGGAGACCCAGGAGAAGATGACCATCCTTCAGACCTACTTCCGGCAGAACAGGGATGAAGTCCTGGATAACCTCTTGGCCTTTGTCTGTGACATCCGGCCAGAAATCCATGAAAACTACCGCATAAATGGAtaggggaagaaaaaagaagcacCTGTTCCATGGATTGGCATTTTAGATGACTTCATGGAATATGAAGCTTTAGCAAAGCTTgagttctatttctgtgaaaaggcATTAAGTTATTTCTGTATATTATATAGTAGGTACCTTCACTTTTTGGAGAATAGCAAATCTAGCTGCTTTGTACAAACTTAGAGCCTATCCAAAGATTTCATCTTTTTACCTTGTATTTCTTAGAAATTTAATGGGTATACATTGTCTGTTTTCCTATGCCTTTTAGCTCAAGCAACATACATATCAATactgactttttctttcttagatgtagtaagaaaacctttttttttttttttaagaaagaaagggaaagtttTTTTCCCTAAAGCTTTCTTGAAGGTCAGGGGCTTTATCTATGAAAAAGTAGTAAATAGTCATTTGTAGTCTGTGTGAAGCAGCAGCCAGCCTTAAAATAGTCATTTTTGGTTAAGGGTTAGAACAATGAATATTAGTGTAATTGTTCAGGCTGCTTTTAGTTTCTCTTAATCAGAATTACTAGATGATAGAATTCAAGAACTTTTTACGTGTTACTACTTAGTATGTGTACTGATAATCATTTAAAAGTAAAGACTCGTCAcacaatttttttctcctctggttCATCCTTTTTGATAATACAAAGTGCACTTTAACCCAGATGTTCTGCAGAATTTCACTTCGGAAATTAGCACATGTATCACACACTTAGAAAGAATTCATGGTGTATCTTAGCAGGAAGGAAATCACTTGTGATTTTACCCAGCAACTGTTAGGAAAAACAGCAGGCAACTAGTAAGTCTGCAGTTTGCCTTTTTTCTGGAACACCCAGTACCGGGGCAGCCTTGGGTAAGTTACCAAGCTCATTTTCTTTCTCGTGGGCCAAATGCCATGTGTAATATCCATAGGAACTTCACAGTAGCACCTAGGAGTTAAATGCTCTGTGACCCATTATTAGCCAAAAGTTTTTCCTTGCAAAATTCTGATGTAGAAACAGTTGAAGGGGAACTTTATAGGATCTCCTTGCTTGTTCTCAAACAGTACAAGAGAATTAAATGACCTTTAAAATTCCTATGACTCAGGATGGATTGATCCCATCTCCAGTTTCTTTTTATAGAATTCCTCATAAGAGTTTTCTATAtgagtttttccattttttactgTTAAAGTGCTACTGTCAGGCTTGCCAGTCCACGAAACTGCGTGACAAGGTAAGCAATGATGGCGAGATGAAGAGGTCCAGTCCTCTTCCTACTTGACCTTCAGCACTGTGTGACAGGATTGACAATTCTTGAACCACTTTCTTAGCTTCCATTCTACAGTAATGTGCTATCTCTTAAATCTGTTGGTTCTTCCTCATCTTTTCCCAAGGATTTCTTCTTGGACTTTCATAGCTTTAAATACCATGTAATTGGGGACCCAAATTTGTTTCTCCACCCTCTCTTTTCTGAACTCTAGGGTCTCATATTGCTTATTTGATATTTTGACTTGGATATCTAATTAGCATCTCTGTCTTGATGTGTCCCAAACTATACCTGTTTCTGTTAGGGATTTACTCAAGGTATTGTAAAGTGGTGCTCCAAGCCCCTGCCTACTGCCAGTACAGATTTCCCAAACTGGAGGACCGCAAAGAAGCAGCATCTGCATTCACTGGCTTAGACCCAATGTCATTAACCTGGTTGCCACCAATATTTGCCTCCTGGATTAATAGGGTTGTAATTATATGATTGCTTGACTCTTAACTTCCAGCCAATCTGAATGTTGCTGAAGTCACATAAACAACAAGGAATTACTTGCAAAGGGGTGTGATCCAGGGTCAGTTGAGAGGACAAGATAAGATCTGAAAAGTATGGACCTTGGTGACTTGGGAAGGAGAAACCTAAATGGTTCGAAGAATGAATTGAATGCTATGAATAAAGAAATTTTTGGCTTTGAAGGGAAGGGGGAGAGATGGAGTAGTGGCTGAGGGAGTTGATAACATGTTTAAATGCAGATGGGGAAGGCAATAGAAAGACTAGAGAAGGTGTTGTGTTTCGGGTGAAGTGAGATCCTTGGGTTTGGAGGCCCAGGTGGAGGGCATTAGCTCTGTAGTTGTTGACCTTGATTGTATCCAGGGAGAATGGGTTCTTAGGTCCCTCTCAGGCTAGTTGAATCAATCCCTGGGAGTGGGACCAAGACAGGTTTTTTCAAAGCTCCTCTTGGGGAAGGGCTTCCATTGTGACCTGACATAAGAAATTAACATGTTAGGCTCCTTGACCACTAAGACAGGCAGATGTATTCGTTCTGATGTGAAGTGAACTTCAAGATACAGATATGCAGAACAGTGATTTGTGTGTGATTTGTTCCCACCGAGCATAAGGAAGGGTAGGCATCTGCCTATATTTGTGTATgcagaatggatataaaagatAAACTGGGGGTGGTAGTGGTTATCTCAGAAGTGATGGTCTAGGCTGCAATGGTAGGGTTTCTTTCTGCATACTCAATATACTACAGCGACGTTCAGCAGTGTCCCTGGCCTCTTCCCGCTGGATACCAGTAGTACCCCTTCAGTTGTGACAacgaaaaatgtctccagacattgttaTATGTTCCTTTGGGTCCAAAACCACTCCCAGTTGAGAATCATGTTCTTTAGCaacaacagaatttttaaagtacaCACACGATTCCTTGAACATTccaggtgctcagcaaatgtttCCTAATTTCTAAAATTTGCCTGTCCTTTTCTCATCCTGATTATCCTTGATTACAAGTCTAATTATAGCTGTTATTGGTAAGGATAGGATACACTCTGAAATATCAGTGGCTTAATACAACAAAGATTTATTAACAATTTCAGTACAAGCTGGGTGATTCCAGGGCAGCTGTTCTCTAAGTGGTGACTCAGTGCTACAGATTACTTCCACTTTGTGGCTTCACTATCTTAGCACATGGTTCCCATGATTGCAGAGGCAGGGGAAGAAAAAGTTGGCAAACATATACCAGCTTTATCTGCTGCAGTCCCGAAGTGGCACATGACACTGGTGCTCAGCCCACTGACCATGGGTAAC is a window of Manis pentadactyla isolate mManPen7 chromosome 3, mManPen7.hap1, whole genome shotgun sequence DNA encoding:
- the ATP6V1G1 gene encoding V-type proton ATPase subunit G 1, which translates into the protein MASQSQGIQQLLQAEKRAAEKVSEARKRKNRRLKQAKEEAQAEIEQYRLQREKEFKAKEAAALGSHGSCSTEVEKETQEKMTILQTYFRQNRDEVLDNLLAFVCDIRPEIHENYRING